GCAAGGGTGACACCCGCTGGCTGGAAACCCCCAAGGACGCCAACGTCTCCGCTGCCATGCGGGTGCTGCGTACCCGTATTTACATGCCCCTGTGGGAGCAGCGTGAAGCCCTGGCCTGGGTGGACGTAAACAACGGCCTGGGCAATGTCAACGACGCTGCCCTGGACGAAGAAGTCAAAGGCTTCGTCCAGCCTCTGGTCCAGGCACTGCGCAGCGACTACCGCAACTGATACCAAAGGGCGCCAAGGCGCCCTTTCCTTTACCTACAGCGCTGGTGCGTCGTTTACACTTAGCTAACCTCCGTCGCAGGTAGCAGGTGGACCATGAGACCCAGCCCAAGCCTTCGAGTGCAGATCGCTGTCGCCATTGCCTTGCTGGCCATCGCCATGGCCTGGTCCTTCACCGTTATCACCGGCTCCAAAATCGTCCACAAGGCCCAGCAGATCTCCGGCGAATTGCTGGCCAAAAATGCCTTCCTGATGATGGCCCGCCTCGATCGGGACATGGACTACCGCATCGCCCTCCTGGGCACCCTGGGCTCCCTGCCCTTTATCCGCCACCGCAACGACCCCCAGGCGATCAGGGCCACCCTGAGCAATACCAGTGAAAGCCTGCCGGCCCTGGTGTGGATGGCCCTGACCGACGCCAAAGGCTATGTGCTTATCGCCACCGACCCGCGCCTGGAATCCACCAGCCTGGCCGAGCATCCCCTCTACCGGCAGGCGGTGGACAAGCTCTACCTGGGCGACCGCCTGGAAGGCACCCTGATCACCGAAGAGCCGGGGCAACAGGCCAGACTGGTGGACTTGAGCCAACCGCTCTTTGCCGACGACGGCAGTTTCAGCGGCGTGTTGGCGGCACGTTTTTCCTGGCAGCTGGCCAGTAATGCCCTGGCCCAGCTGCCGGTGCTGGACGCCGACACCCAGGACCTGCAACTGCTGATCCTCGGCCATGACCGGCAGGTACTGCTAGGCCCGGCGCACCTGCAGGGGCGCCCCCTGCCGGCCCTGGCCCGGCAATCCTCCCTGGCCTGGCAAGCCCTGGACTGGCCGGAGGAAGGGCGCTTTCTGACCGCTTTTGCCAAGAGCCGCCACCCTAGCCTGGGTTGGCAGCTGTTGCTGCGCCAGCCCCTGGCCGCCGCCAACCAGGTGGATACCGAGATAACCCTGTCCATCTTCTGGTCCAGTTTTGTGGT
This is a stretch of genomic DNA from Gallaecimonas xiamenensis 3-C-1. It encodes these proteins:
- a CDS encoding sensor domain-containing diguanylate cyclase, with amino-acid sequence MRPSPSLRVQIAVAIALLAIAMAWSFTVITGSKIVHKAQQISGELLAKNAFLMMARLDRDMDYRIALLGTLGSLPFIRHRNDPQAIRATLSNTSESLPALVWMALTDAKGYVLIATDPRLESTSLAEHPLYRQAVDKLYLGDRLEGTLITEEPGQQARLVDLSQPLFADDGSFSGVLAARFSWQLASNALAQLPVLDADTQDLQLLILGHDRQVLLGPAHLQGRPLPALARQSSLAWQALDWPEEGRFLTAFAKSRHPSLGWQLLLRQPLAAANQVDTEITLSIFWSSFVVSLAVAALGWWLSGRITRPLTRIARAADRLSAGIPTVIPQVRGAREIETLSQSISQLVQNLSQQQSALGAMESLALKDPLTGLPNRSALLRFMQGQIDPLVFLYLDLDGFKGINDRLGHQTGDKVLREVASRLVHNIREGDIAVRLGGDEFLVALQLGPHIQPVQVAERILATLNQPISLGQEMLDVGCSMGGAYWPKDHEDPKAAVDLADRALYQAKAAGKGRVHFYRHPD